TTCCGAATCTCAATACTCTTTTTCGCAAAGCGCTAGAGTAAACTCGCAAAAGTGGCCTATTCAGGATTTCCTGCACGGGTTAGAATCCCAAGCGAAGAAATTTTCTAATCACTACACCTCCCCTTCCCTAACTttccaccttgttttttttttccaccgtgGAGTTAGGTATCGCCTTGAAGGCgcgttcgaccaggtaaagtaacaacggcgtgcACCCATTTACCTAGCGACAGTACCGCAGATCTCCATCGCCAGGACTGTGGCCGGGACGACGCaatttcaagacaaaaaaaaaggggggggggctcagagctttcaataaaatagggagtgtccagttttttttaaGCTTTAATCAGAAACTGTGcgatatttcacggcagctcttCGAAGATGAATCGGTTCTCGAAGCTTACCAAGTTTTCGCCTGTAAATCAAAAGAGCCTTCAGAGAAAGTGACAGTGGCTGTGGGCCCTTCCTACAAATgtaatctataagcaaagaacCGTGTGAGCTGAGGTCGCAGATGgcagaggcgtagccagaaatttttttcgaaagGGGCGCCACCTTGATTAGATTGGGTCCCAGCTAGGCAAGCAGTGGTGCAaatatatacaaattccaaatccgtacggaggcggtctgtcggtgacgtcaaaaagtgggtggTCCACAGCGGCGGCGAGGACGAAGGGAAGTGAACAGCCTATGAGGGAAATGAAGccttgcgtcatcattttgacgtggacttggggaccgtatagaaaagtgaaaagtgtttataacgtgttgaaaaatgtttaacttATTGCTCACTATCAAAATGTGTTGGAACAAGTTTTCAAACGTTCAAtaaggaatacggcacaatataaacgtGTTTTTCTCGTTATTGTTTTGAAACGAGGCTAAATTTAGCGGGATGGTAAGTAGTAGCACTAAGTACAACCCTATTTTAGgcagttactgttttcatatctccaccactatacaaacctaaacggcgcaactttcgaagttgttggctcagtcgagcgcaatcatggtggagggcaacggcaccagtagccaacagcagcagcggctcatccaCGTTTCCGAGGCTCAGCGTGCGCTGTTGGtcgcctttatggacgaacacCCCCAGCTCGTGGTGAAAGCCTTCGAGCTGCGGCACGGCAACACCGTCGCTgaccggcggcggctgtggcaagagctcagcgacgcgctgaaccatgaaATGCCTGCGCAGGAGTGGCAAGCTTGGTGGCACAGgccggtgcacgaggcccgccgtgacgccgccgccatcagagaggcacaaacgtgagtgaccgtcgaatggtgcgggcgatttgttctttgacattggtgtatCTTTTCAGGGGCACTGAagggggttggctgcctggcttccgcggcctggttctacagttgactgggatgacacgcttcagtggcgtctTTGGTCTCACCTATctacaggtaagcactctgccgctgcagtatcacgggttcctgagcggttccatgacagagtttgatatctgaaggggtgcctttagcgaaaccttgttaaacgggaatatGTTAAACGCAGGAGAAAGTATTCAAAAGTGGGTAAGCCTAttaactaaaatctcagtttgcagcccttgcaaggggtattaatttatcataaaacacacaatgcctgcgggcaagtgcatgcactaaagtGGTAACACATGATATCAATGACCACTAAATAGCGGCAGAAcgtttccgcagatgtttagtacgtaagattgcaaaatagccagagtaacgaacacccactttctgaaagatcatgcttactaCATTTTCCAGCAGGCGGGTGTTCCCACTGCGGCGGTGGCAAtggatgtggaggccactgaagcgactgacgatggcagtgacacagtaacacgcaagcatctgagaacttagtgctttattgagcgcaggactggaaccttgagcagggcgacaaggtgctcaaggtgagtagaccctttgtttacattttacataaggggcgTAAACATTCTCCATgctctattatgatgactgaaaccaacttgggctgtaaacaagaaccatgcattgtattgagggcatggtatcgggtatctgcaatgataaactgccgggcaaaaggttggttagccttGAAAAGAGCTGtttcatggtgagagatgcatttgaggacattaataaagagTAGTTTCAACAAACGTTTGTTGGTCcgcacgaggagggcatagcttttacacaaagcttcacactttcaaaggatgccatcaggccagttgatcttcaactgaAGGAAAATTGTTGTGgccgttgcaattcttggcatcagcagcagcttccagccacgagatggttaagggtttaccggcagctcacttaaaaATTTACACCATGATTattcatcgcaggtgctgcgggagatgaaaaaagcaaccacccgcatcgcttctgcagcacggcgtgtggcagcggcaAAGGAGAAGGCGGCAGTGGTGCAGGAGGGCACGGGCCATGGCTGAGGGTTTTCTGCGAGAAAAGGATACGTAGTTTAGTcaatttttcgtcatgtgtttACTGTTTCTTCTTGTCATTATTCATTAatgatttgtcggtttcaatgtgtttaggtgctgctgttcatgttcaattttatacgcttcgggagacatatacatagtttagtttgtttttcaccatgttttcaactttttatcattcataattcATTTAGTGCTTTTGATAAGTTTACGTGTTGCTGTTAATGTTGTATTTTAtatgttttttgtttgcatttagtatATATACTAGATTTAGGTTAGAATTTACAttgtacaaggagtacagcatttttatgttcgatatacgcatttctcaatgtatgttcgagctgttcCAATGGCAGTGTTTTTCTCGACATTTCAAAGTTTTCTAGCCATTCACACGGTGACACGAGTGTATAGTTGACgttttctgttaatgtttctgtgatatctgtattgtcccactgtgttttctagctcactgcgctttttatgcagcattaccacatagtgtagtaatgtgatatctttttgcatcacactgtttcgcagttcactgtgatattttcatttcagcacaatgaggctaaggtgcaacaactacattctgaatcttgtttgagagcgctaagctagtaaggggtcatctcgcacagtttgacaaatgaaaatggtcatcatcacagcaacatgccagtgattgatttcatctagttttcatcAGAGAAACGACTTGTTGTGGGAATAAATTTTGAACGTGGCATGGTTTGGGAGCCACGAGATTGCTGAgcgaattattcatgctgtatgttatcaaaacaactcccctgttgtttgccgtcttgatttgcgtattttttagcattgcagcatgactgaAGTCGAGAACTCAAATcaaatgttattttaacattcaTACGATGTTTCGGACAATGGGCGAAAAACCAGCACAACTTGAcgagcacaattgctcgtcaagcctggcgtgcacaattgaatgcttgtagtcagtcactatgagaAGATACGGACTTATGTAGCATGTGTTCACGCAACATGTTACTAATGGAATTGCGATTTTTATGCATTCTGGTGAAACAAATTCTGAGACattgctgcattgttcgcacaattttgtgatagcaacattcagcacagagtgccgctcatatatgcttgctccaatctagtctgttgtgactgtgatcactgATACGGAAAAGGGcgtttctgttgcatatttcatgtgacatttgaagaaaatgcagcattttgacattgccaccttgcttcatatcGAAGCACGATAAGTACTTTGTGTATTTgaatgtggcaaacacagccctgtcATGTCTAAATGCACTAGtatcagtgtaaataaattatgtgttggatatgaaaacatgaaaactcaccgttcctgtgtacttcaaaaaaggtccgagacagcgctgcgctgctgccgtctctgagcagcacgttgcgtagTGTGAGCATATGACTCCCCCTTGGCTCCCCATcttcatcctcagctggtggcatgtccacaacatactcgtccaaggtccagtcgcctgcatgcaacgcaatgttgtggagagcaacgcAAGCATATATGATTTGCGCTGCCTGATCgtggttgtagagcatcgttcgaaagtgctgcaagcagcggaacttgctcttcaacacgGCGATACATCTTTACACAACATtgcgcatggatgcgtgctccttgttgtatcggccttcggaagtgttgcacggttgactgccaaggactggaattaggagcGATGGCTCGAGGGGAtaccctgcgtctcctgcaaaATAAACATGAAAGCTGAGTGCTCACATTAATACTAACCAAGCAGATATTAACCAAGCAGAATAGTACACATTAATACtaaccaagcagatattcgccaggctgcagatgtgcagctaggcgtgcacgcatGGGGTTGTGTTGCCACACCCAGGAGCcgtggcacgaatctgggaatcatggATCCATGACAAGGATGCGCAGCCATGCTTTGCACACCTGTGATGAGGAGCGATATACTATAGTTctgcatttatactcagaataaatcccttttttctacgcatacgcaggaaacaatgcgtactagtacagtcattggtacaaggagcttcacttagaaagcaacacagggtgtagcacactgaggaggAAGGAGGGTGGGGGCAACGGCCCCTCCTCTGCTGTACAGAcggctacgacttccactgaatgatcgataatTGAAAACctacgcgttgctcttgggaGAGAACACTCGTAAATGCCAAAGCCAGCTCGTTCAATTGcgattgtaagcactttcgtgttggaaatacttccctgtcgtgtatatatttctgctacgtctgctgttcatattaccgattacctctaaaatgcacaacTGAATTGCGCGtgcatgccagtgcaaaaacggcaactgggtcacgcacaaaacacttgccacttattattaccgaggccttgcgagccaccaACTAGCTCGCACCCCattccctgcaggttctttttcattcgttgcattattacttt
The nucleotide sequence above comes from Rhipicephalus microplus isolate Deutch F79 chromosome 2, USDA_Rmic, whole genome shotgun sequence. Encoded proteins:
- the LOC142786018 gene encoding uncharacterized protein LOC142786018, with translation MLYNHDQAAQIIYACVALHNIALHAGDWTLDEYVVDMPPAEDEDGEPRGSHMLTLRNVLLRDGSSAALSRTFFEVHRNENPQPWPVPSCTTAAFSFAAATRRAAEAMRVVAFFISRSTCDE